The genomic segment TCGATTGCCGTCTTCCCCGCGGCGCGTCCTACGCCTGTCGACCTGCGGTCGACGTGCGCGAAGTCGGTGTGAGGGGAGGTGAAGTCGATGTCCGAAGGGCTGTTCGGGGCCGAGTCGAACGAGGGCTCGGTGACGCGGATCCGGCCGGAGCGAACGGGAGCATCCAGGGGCACCGTCGCGCGGCTGGCGGCGTTGCCCGGGGTGAGCACGGCCAGCGCGGTGGCCGATGCCGCCGAACACGCGAAGGCGGCGGGGCAGGTGCTGCCCGTGGCGCCCGCTCTCGCCGGTCTGCTGCCTCGCGAGGGGCTGCGCAGAGGCAGCACCGTGGCGGTCCGGGGCTCGACGTCGCTTCTGCTCGCCCTCCTCGCCGAGGCGACGGCGCGGGGCTCCTGGGCGGCGGTGGTGGGCGTGCCCGGGTTGGGCCTGGTGGCCGCTGAGGAACTCGGGGTGGAGCTGGCCCGGCTGGCGCTGGTTCCCCACCCCGGCGCGGAGTTCCCGGCGGTCACCGCCGCCCTGCTCGACGGGCTCGATCTCGTCGCGGCACGCCCGCCCGCCGGTCCGGGGAGTGAGACGCTCGCGCGGCGGTTGTCGGCGCGGGCTCGGCAACGCGGTTCGGTGCTGCTCTCCCTCGGGGCGTGGCCGGGTGCGGAGGTCGAGCTGCGGTGCCGGACGGTCCGGTGGACCGGGACAGAGGACGGCCACGGTCACCTCCGGGAGCGTGAGGTCGTGGTGGAAGCCAGGGGCCGGGCGGCGCTGGCCCGGCCGGTGCGGGCCACGGTCCTGCTGCCGGGCCCGAAGGGCGTCGTCGGGGTGCCGGACACCGCTCTTCCCACCACGTCGCGTTCGGCCGCTCCGGTGGCCCCGGTGCGGGAGGTCGCGGGATGAGTATCCGGTCCGCCCCCGCGCGTCGGGTGGTGGTGTGGTGCCCGGACTGGCCGGTCGTGGCGGCCTGTGCCTCGTCACAGGGGGCCGTGCCCGGTCCGGCCGCCGTGTTCGCGGCGAACCGCGTCGTGTCGTGTTCTCCGGCCGCGCGGACGGCCGGAATCACGCGGGGGATGCGTCGCAGGGAGGCGCAGGCGCGATGCCCCGAGCTCGCGGTGTTCGCCGCGGACGAGGACAGGGACGCGCGGCTGTTCGAGTCGGTCGCCGGTGCCGTGGAGGAGCTCGTCGTCGGTGTCGAGGTCGTGCGCCCCGGGCTCGTGGCCGTCCCGGTCGGCGGAGCAACGGCGTACTTCGGTGGTGAACTGCCGCTGGCCGAGCAGCTGATCGACCACGTCGCCGTCCGCGCGGGTGTGGAGTGCCAGATCGGGATCGCGGACGGGTTGTTCGCCGCGACGCTGGCGGCACGGCGTGGGGCCGTCGTGGAACCCGGCGGCACTCCCGAGTTCCTGGCGCCGTTGAGCATCACCGAGCTCGACCAGCCGGATGCGAACCGGGCGGAGTTGGTGGGCCTGTTGCACAGGCTCGGGCTGCGCACGCTGGGGGCGTTCGCGGAGTTGGCCGAGCGGGAGGTGACCGACCGGTTCGGCCGCGCCGGGCTGGTGGCCCACAGGTTGGCGCGAGGCCAGGACGAGCGACCTCCGTTCCGGCGGACCCCGCCTCCCGAGTTGGAGCTCGTCGAGTCGTTCGAGCCCGCGCTGGATCGGGTGGACACGGCGGCCTTCACCGCGCGAACGCTCGCGGCGCGGTTTCACGCCGGGCTCGCCTCCCGCGGGCTGGCCTGTACACGGCTGGGCATCTACGCCACCACGGAGAACGGCGAGGAGCTGGGCCGGGTCTGGCGCTGTGCCGAGCCGCTCACGGCCGACGGGGTGGCCGACCGCGTGCGCTGGCAGTTCGAGGGCTGGCTCAGAGCAGGCCGGGGAACCCGCCCCACGGCCGGGGTGAACCTGCTGCGTCTGGTGCCCGAGGAGGTCGTGGAGGGTGAGTCGCTGCAGCTCGGGCTGTGGCCCGGAGGCGGCGCCGCCGAACACACGCCGGAGTCCGACCGCGCGGGCAGAGCGCTGGTGCACGTGCAGGGGCTGCTCGGTCCCGAGGGAGTCTGTACGGCCGTGCTGGAGGGAGGCCGCGGTCCGGGGGAGCGGGTGCGGTTGGTGCCGTGGGGCGAACGACGTGTCCCCGCCGCCGGGCACGACGCACCGTGGCCCGGCCGGATTCCGGCTCCGTCCCCGACCGTCGTGCACGATCCGGCCCCGCCCGCCGTCGTGACGGCCGTCGACGGTGCGGAGGTGGGGGTCACCGCACGCAACGAGGCGACGGCGGCTCCGTCGTGGGTCACCGTGGCCGACGGCCGGCCGCGCAGGGTCGTCGGCTGGGCCGGGCCCTGGGTGGTGCAGGCGCGCTGGTGGGCTCCCGACGGCGTGGGCACGCACGCCCGCCTGCAGGTCGTGCTCGCGGACGGGCCGGACGAGGCCGGGGACGCCGGGGACGTCGGGGACGCCGGGGACGTCGTGGACGCGCTCCTGCTGCGGTGGAGTGCCGAGCCCGGTCGAAGTCCGGTGTGGACTGTCGAGGGGACGTACGACTAGGGAACGCGCCGGGACGGTGAGACACCGCACGGGATCGACGATGTGAGGACAGGACATGGGCTGGAACAACCCGCCGGTGCCGTGGAGAGAGCTCGAACGCGCGCTGTCGGGGCGGATCGAACCCTCCGACCACCTCGGTGACGGCAACGACAGTCCCGCCTGGACTCGGCGGCGGCAGGAGTACGTGCGCCCCGTCGAGCTGACGACGCTGCGCGGCTCCGACGACACCGGGGCGGCCACGCGGGTGCCGTACGCGGAGCTGCACTGCCACTCGAACTTCAGTTTCCTCGACGGCGCGAGCCATCCCGAGGAGCTCGTGGAGGAGGCGGCGCGGCTGGGGCTCGATGCCGTCGCCCTCACCGACCACGACGGCATGTACGGCGTGGCACGGTTCGCCGAGGCCGCGCGTGAGGTGGGCATGCGCACGGTGTTCGGTACCGAGCTCAGCCTGGGGTTGTCCGCGCCGCAGAACGGAGTCGCCGACCCCGAGGGGGAGCATCTGCTGCTGTTGGCGAAGGGGCAGGACGGGTACGCGAGCCTGTGCCGGGCGGTGACGGCAGGCCAGCTCGCCGGTCACGACCTCGACGGTGAGGGCGGTGACGCCGGTGGTTCCCGGAGGTCGAAGGACCGAGCGGAGAAGGGACGGCCGGTGTACGACCTCGACGCCGTGGCCGACGAGGTCGCGGGCCGGTGCGTGGTGCTCACCGGGTGCCGGAAGGGGGCGGTGCGCAGGGCGCTCGTCGACGGTGGCCCCGACGCGGCCGCGGCACGGCTGCGGGCGCTCGTCGACCGGTTCGGCCGCGACGACGTGTACGTGGAGCTGATCGACCACGGGCAACCGCTGGACAGCACCCACAACGACGTTCTGGCGGGGCTCGCCGCCGAGCTCGGACTGCCGACCGTGGCCACCAACGTGGTGCACTACGCCACGCCGCAGCGCGGATACCTCGCCCAGACGCTGGCCGCGATCCGCGCTCGACGCGGGCTCGACGAGCTGGAGGGCTGGCTGCCGTCCGGTCCCACGGCCCACCTGCGCTCGGGCGCGGAGATGGCGCGGCGGTTCGCCCGCTATCCGGGGGCGGTGCAGCGGGCGGCCCTGCTCGGGACGGAATGCGCCTTCGAACTCCACCTCGTCGCACCGGACCTGCCGCCGTTCGACGTCCCCGAGGGGCACGACGAGGCGAGTTTCCTGCGGACGTGCACGTTCGAGGGCGCCGCGGAGCGGTACGGGCCGCGCGAACGCAACCCCGAGGCCTACCGGCAGCTGGAGCACGAGCTGGACGTGATCGAACGACTCGGGTTCCCCGGCTACTTCCTGATCGTGTGGGACATCGTCCAGTTCTGCCGCCGCCACGACATCCTGTGCCAGGGCCGGGGGTCGGCGGCGAACTCCGCGGTCTGTTACGCGCTGGGCATCACCAAGGTCGACCCGGTGCGGTGGAAACTGCTGTTCGAACGGTTCCTCGCCCCCGACCGGGACGGCTACCCGGACATCGACCTGGACATCGAGTCCGACCAGCGCGAGAAGGTCATCCAGTACGTCTACGCCAAGCACGGCAGGCTGCGCACCGCGCAGGTGGCCAACGTGATCACGTACCGGGCCCGTTCGGCGGTGCGGGACGCGGCGCGCGCGCTCGGCCACTCACCGGGCCAGCAGGACGCCTGGAGCAAGCAGATCGACCGCTGGGGCCCGCTGCGGCACGTGCACAGCCCCACCGAGCACGACGTCCCCGAGAACGTGCTCGAACTCGCGGCGGCGCTGGAGGACTTCCCCCGCCACCTCGGCATCCACTCCGGGGGCATGGTGATCTGCGACCGTCCGGTGAGCGAGGTGTGCCCGGTGGAGTGGGCCAGGATGCCGGGCCGCAGCGTGCTGCAGTGGGAGAAGGACGACTGCGCGTCGGTCGGGTTGGTGAAGTTCGACCTGCTCGGGCTGGGAATGCTGTCCGCGCTGCACTACATGGTGGACCTCGTCGCCGAGCACAAGGGCGAGCACGTCGATCTCGCCGATCTGGACCTGGAGGACGGCGAGGTCTACGCCATGTTGCGCAAGGCCGACGCCATCGGCGTGTTCCAGGTGGAGAGCCGCGCGCAGCTCGCGACCCTGCCCCGGTTGGCGCCGAAGACGTTCTACGACCTCGCCGTCGAGGTGGCGTTGATCCGTCCGGGCCCGATCCAGGGCGGTTCGGTGCATCCGTACATCCGCCGCTACACCGGTAAGGAGTCCTGGGAGCACGACCATCCGCTGTTGAAGAACGCGCTCGACAAGACGCTCGGGGTGCCGTTGTTCCAGGAGCAGCTGATGCAGATCGCGATCGACGTCGCCGACTTCACGGCGGCGGAGGCCGACGAACTGCGGCACGCGATGGGGTCGAAGCGGTCGGGCCGGAAGATGGAACGGCTGCGGCAGCGCTTTTACGAGGGCGCGGCCCGCAACGGCGTGGATCACGAACTGGCCGAACGCATCTTCCGGAAGATGAAGGCCTTCGCGAGCTACGGCTTCCCCGAGAGCCATGCGTTGAGCTTCGCCTACCTGGTGTTCGCGAGCGCCTACTTCAAGCGCTACCACCCCGACGCGTTCCTGGCCGGACTGCTGCGAGCACAGCCGATGGGGTTCTACTCACCGCAGTCGCTGGTGGCCGACGCCCGCCGACACGGTGTGACGGTGCGCGGTCCGGACGTGAACGCGAGCCTGGCCCACGCCACGTTGGAGCCGGTCGAGGACGGGACGGGGCACGCCGTGCGGCTCGGGCTGGCCGTGGTGCGTTCCCTCGGTGACGGTCCGGCGGAGGAGTTGGTGGCCGAGCGGCAACGGCACGGGCCGTTTCGCGACATGACCGACGTGGCGCGGCGGGTCCGGTTGACCACCCCGCAGGTGGAGGCACTGGCCACGGCGGGTGCGTTCGAATCTCTCGGGCCGGACCGGCGCGCGGCGCTGTGGGCGGCCGGCGCGGTGGCGCAGGAGCGGCCGGAGAAACTCCCCGGCAATCCCGGTGCGTCGGCTCCCGTGCTGCCGGGGATGGACGCTCTCGAGGTCGCCGTCGCCGACGTGTGGGCCACCGGACTGTCTCCGGACAGCTTCCCGACGGAGTTCGTCCGGGACCGGCTCGACGCGCTCGGGGCGGTGCCCGCCGAGCGGTTGCAGCAGGTCGACAGCGGCACGAGGGTCCTGGTGGGCGGTGCGGTGACCCACCGCCAGCGTCCGGGGACGGCGGGCGGCATCACGTTCCTCAACCTGGAGGACGAGACCGGCATGGTCAACGTCGTCTGCACGGCCGGACTGTGGCAGCGCTACCACCGGGTCGCACGAGCCAGCCCGGCCCTGTTGGTGCGCGGTGTCGTCGAACGTGCCGACGGGGTCGTGAGCCTGCGGGCCGACCGGCTCCAACGGCTGTCCCTGGGAGTGCCGACGACGTCCCGGAACTTCCGGTGACGCCGTCGGCGTCCAGGTCAGTCCACCGGTGGGTCGCTGGGCTCCAGCTCGATCAGGTCGCCGTCGGCGAGCAGGTCCTCCACCGACGCGGGCAGCAGGTACGCCGCACCACCGCCGGGCTGGTTGAACCACGGGATGGCGACGCCCGCGAGCACGCGGATGGGCCGCTGCACGCGGTACACGTGGTAGGGCCGGTTGACCCACTCCGGCACCAGCGAACGCTCCTCGAACGGTGTGCCCGCGGCATAGGTCAGGTTGCCGTTCGGGCCGCCGAAGCGGTCGAGCTCGCTGCCCACGGGCAGTTCCCGCATCTCCTTGCCGCGGAAGAGCGTGAGGGGCGGCTCACCGGGCAGGGGCTGGATCGGCCACTGCTGGCCGCCCTTGGAGCCCTGGCCGCCGGGCGTGCTCGACGAGGAGCTCGTCTCGCGTGGGGCGGGAGGCGTGCTCTGCGCCGGTGGAGCCGGTGGCACCGGCTGTGCCGGCTGCGGGCGACGCGGCTCGTCTCGCGGCGGGGTGGGCACACGCTGCTCGCCGTACGGCTCCGGCGGAGCCGGAGGCCGCGCGCCGGTGGCCACGTCGGGCGGGAGGGTCGCGGTGATCCGCTGCGGTGCCTGACGCTCCGGCGGCGGCGGAGCGGCCTGCGGGGACAGCGTGCCGCTGTCCGGCCGCGGTTGCGGGTGCGGCGCCTCCTGCGCGACGCCCTCGGGCGCGAGCAAAAGCTTGCCCAGCATGAACGCCGCCGCGTCCTCGACGTCGCCGAACACGGCCGGGCTCGTCAACTGCTTGTCGTCATACCAGCCGACGCGCCAGCCCTCGGCGGCCTCCTCCAGCGCCCAACCCCGTTCGGCCGGTTCACCGATGCGATAGGAGGTGCCCGGAACGCCCAGTTCGTTCAGCCGGTCCTGGAGGTCTTCGAGCGCGGGCTCGTCGTAGACCAGCGGGCCCGCGGAGTACTCCGTGGGCGGTCCCTCGTCGTAGTCGGGGGCGGGGGAGGGCTGCTCGTCGGTGTGCTGCTGTGCGATCGGCTCGGGCGCACGCCGCTCACGTTCGGGCTCGGGGGCACCAGCCCTGGGCTGTGCGGGTGCTGCCGGCGGGGCGGGGGTGGCCTGGGCCGCCGGTGTGATCGTGGTGGGCGGTCCGTCGTCGAGCAGCGGTGCGGGCGTGAACGTCGTCGCGGCGTCGGCCGGGTGTTCCGCCGGGTGCTCGGGGTGCTCGCGTTCGTCGTACGCGTCGTCGTAGGGCTGCTCGTAGGCCTCGCGTCCGTGGTAGGCGCCGTCCTCGTAGGCCTGGTCGTCGGGGTGGCCCTCGTCGTACCGCTCGCGGCGACCCTGCTCGTAGTCCTCGTCGTAGTCCTGCTCGTAGCGCCGGTCGTACGGCTGCTCGGCGTAGGTGTCCTCGTCGTACCGCTCGTCCTCGTAACGGGCGTCCTCCGGCGCCGCCGCGTCCTCGGCGAACTGCGGTGGGGCGGCGATACGCGTGCGCTCGGCGTCGGCCTCCTGGAAGTGCCGCTCGTCGGGTTCGTCGGACTCGCGACGGTCACCGTCGAACTCCTGCTGCGGCGCGCGGACGGGCGCCGCGAGCTGGGTCTGCTCGGCGTCGGTCTCGGGAGGTCCGGCGTCGTACGACTGCTGCGGTTCGGGGCGCTGCTCCGCCTGCGCGGCCGGGCCGGGACCGGCCTGCTCCCCGGGCTCGTCCGGTTCGGGTGCGGGCGGCATGGGCCGCTGCTGCGGAGGCGGGGCCCCGCGCGAGACGTGCGCGGCCGCCGCCTGGCGCACCGCGTCGGGCACGTCGGGGATGCCGAACCCGTTCGAGCGGATGTGCTGCACGAGCTCCGGCTCGGGCGGGATGCCGTATTCGCGCAGGTAGTAGTTGACGGCGGCGGGCCAGATCCACGTGCCGTCGCTGTGGAAGGCGATCGGCACGGTGCTCTCGGGGTTCGCCGCGAGCCGGTCGAGGTCGTATCCCCGGCCGGGCACCACCACGGGCGCGCTGTCGAGGTAGTCGAGCACCCGGTCCTGCTCTTCGACGTCCAGCTCCGGACGGTTCACCGCGGGCCTGCCACCCGCACCCGGGCCGTCGAAGATCCGGGCCATCCGGAACCGCGGGCCCGGGCGTTCGGGGCCGAGGCCCGCCATCCGGCGCATGAGCCAGTCGGGCACGTTCTCCTCGGAACGGGGGAACATGCGCAGCTCGTCGGCGTAGGCCTGGGGCGGCGGCGCCAGATCCCAGGCGGGCTCTTCCCGGTCGTACTCGAGGTTGTAGCTCGACGGGTGGTCGAGCTGGTAGCGGGCGTTGAACCAGGTTCCGCGCCCCTCGCGGTACATGCCGGAGCGCAGACG from the Saccharomonospora azurea NA-128 genome contains:
- a CDS encoding TNT domain-containing protein (This protein contains a domain related to Tuberculosis Necrotizing Toxin, which is the C-terminal effector domain of outer membrane channel protein CpnT, and which has a lethal NAD+-glycohydrolase activity.) is translated as MCRASAAFISQDVGVALPTQLNATEQDTLVKQIGLSLLRAAPRDWHQVTVEYRAVGRYHELTGEVTLADGTTQEWVATHDIASLFGRLRSGMYREGRGTWFNARYQLDHPSSYNLEYDREEPAWDLAPPPQAYADELRMFPRSEENVPDWLMRRMAGLGPERPGPRFRMARIFDGPGAGGRPAVNRPELDVEEQDRVLDYLDSAPVVVPGRGYDLDRLAANPESTVPIAFHSDGTWIWPAAVNYYLREYGIPPEPELVQHIRSNGFGIPDVPDAVRQAAAAHVSRGAPPPQQRPMPPAPEPDEPGEQAGPGPAAQAEQRPEPQQSYDAGPPETDAEQTQLAAPVRAPQQEFDGDRRESDEPDERHFQEADAERTRIAAPPQFAEDAAAPEDARYEDERYDEDTYAEQPYDRRYEQDYDEDYEQGRRERYDEGHPDDQAYEDGAYHGREAYEQPYDDAYDEREHPEHPAEHPADAATTFTPAPLLDDGPPTTITPAAQATPAPPAAPAQPRAGAPEPERERRAPEPIAQQHTDEQPSPAPDYDEGPPTEYSAGPLVYDEPALEDLQDRLNELGVPGTSYRIGEPAERGWALEEAAEGWRVGWYDDKQLTSPAVFGDVEDAAAFMLGKLLLAPEGVAQEAPHPQPRPDSGTLSPQAAPPPPERQAPQRITATLPPDVATGARPPAPPEPYGEQRVPTPPRDEPRRPQPAQPVPPAPPAQSTPPAPRETSSSSSTPGGQGSKGGQQWPIQPLPGEPPLTLFRGKEMRELPVGSELDRFGGPNGNLTYAAGTPFEERSLVPEWVNRPYHVYRVQRPIRVLAGVAIPWFNQPGGGAAYLLPASVEDLLADGDLIELEPSDPPVD
- a CDS encoding error-prone DNA polymerase is translated as MGWNNPPVPWRELERALSGRIEPSDHLGDGNDSPAWTRRRQEYVRPVELTTLRGSDDTGAATRVPYAELHCHSNFSFLDGASHPEELVEEAARLGLDAVALTDHDGMYGVARFAEAAREVGMRTVFGTELSLGLSAPQNGVADPEGEHLLLLAKGQDGYASLCRAVTAGQLAGHDLDGEGGDAGGSRRSKDRAEKGRPVYDLDAVADEVAGRCVVLTGCRKGAVRRALVDGGPDAAAARLRALVDRFGRDDVYVELIDHGQPLDSTHNDVLAGLAAELGLPTVATNVVHYATPQRGYLAQTLAAIRARRGLDELEGWLPSGPTAHLRSGAEMARRFARYPGAVQRAALLGTECAFELHLVAPDLPPFDVPEGHDEASFLRTCTFEGAAERYGPRERNPEAYRQLEHELDVIERLGFPGYFLIVWDIVQFCRRHDILCQGRGSAANSAVCYALGITKVDPVRWKLLFERFLAPDRDGYPDIDLDIESDQREKVIQYVYAKHGRLRTAQVANVITYRARSAVRDAARALGHSPGQQDAWSKQIDRWGPLRHVHSPTEHDVPENVLELAAALEDFPRHLGIHSGGMVICDRPVSEVCPVEWARMPGRSVLQWEKDDCASVGLVKFDLLGLGMLSALHYMVDLVAEHKGEHVDLADLDLEDGEVYAMLRKADAIGVFQVESRAQLATLPRLAPKTFYDLAVEVALIRPGPIQGGSVHPYIRRYTGKESWEHDHPLLKNALDKTLGVPLFQEQLMQIAIDVADFTAAEADELRHAMGSKRSGRKMERLRQRFYEGAARNGVDHELAERIFRKMKAFASYGFPESHALSFAYLVFASAYFKRYHPDAFLAGLLRAQPMGFYSPQSLVADARRHGVTVRGPDVNASLAHATLEPVEDGTGHAVRLGLAVVRSLGDGPAEELVAERQRHGPFRDMTDVARRVRLTTPQVEALATAGAFESLGPDRRAALWAAGAVAQERPEKLPGNPGASAPVLPGMDALEVAVADVWATGLSPDSFPTEFVRDRLDALGAVPAERLQQVDSGTRVLVGGAVTHRQRPGTAGGITFLNLEDETGMVNVVCTAGLWQRYHRVARASPALLVRGVVERADGVVSLRADRLQRLSLGVPTTSRNFR
- a CDS encoding DNA polymerase Y family protein, with amino-acid sequence MSIRSAPARRVVVWCPDWPVVAACASSQGAVPGPAAVFAANRVVSCSPAARTAGITRGMRRREAQARCPELAVFAADEDRDARLFESVAGAVEELVVGVEVVRPGLVAVPVGGATAYFGGELPLAEQLIDHVAVRAGVECQIGIADGLFAATLAARRGAVVEPGGTPEFLAPLSITELDQPDANRAELVGLLHRLGLRTLGAFAELAEREVTDRFGRAGLVAHRLARGQDERPPFRRTPPPELELVESFEPALDRVDTAAFTARTLAARFHAGLASRGLACTRLGIYATTENGEELGRVWRCAEPLTADGVADRVRWQFEGWLRAGRGTRPTAGVNLLRLVPEEVVEGESLQLGLWPGGGAAEHTPESDRAGRALVHVQGLLGPEGVCTAVLEGGRGPGERVRLVPWGERRVPAAGHDAPWPGRIPAPSPTVVHDPAPPAVVTAVDGAEVGVTARNEATAAPSWVTVADGRPRRVVGWAGPWVVQARWWAPDGVGTHARLQVVLADGPDEAGDAGDVGDAGDVVDALLLRWSAEPGRSPVWTVEGTYD